Proteins found in one Brachyspira murdochii DSM 12563 genomic segment:
- the lspA gene encoding signal peptidase II: MIKLKKIAQEIKQKKIYFLAALLIFIADTVSKYFIDKYLQEIMVQRVIGDILIFIYTRNYGVSFGFLNSVPESIQHIIPELLKVIVFLAMIVVFFIMISINVKKQKLSMIGFTMVLGGAMGNLIDRIMRGYVTDFISMGFNETIRFPYNYNIADASITIGICIIAIGVFFFKEDFDKNKDKNNE; the protein is encoded by the coding sequence ATGATAAAATTAAAAAAAATAGCACAAGAGATAAAACAAAAAAAAATATATTTTTTAGCAGCTTTGCTAATATTTATAGCAGATACAGTATCAAAATATTTTATAGATAAATACCTTCAGGAAATAATGGTACAAAGAGTAATAGGTGATATATTAATATTTATATACACTAGAAATTACGGCGTATCATTCGGTTTTCTTAACAGCGTACCAGAATCTATACAGCATATAATACCAGAACTGCTCAAAGTTATTGTATTTTTGGCTATGATTGTAGTATTTTTCATAATGATATCTATAAATGTAAAAAAGCAGAAACTCTCTATGATTGGTTTTACTATGGTTCTTGGAGGAGCTATGGGCAACTTGATAGACAGAATTATGAGAGGATATGTTACTGACTTTATTAGTATGGGCTTTAATGAAACTATAAGATTTCCTTATAATTACAATATAGCCGATGCTTCTATTACTATAGGAATATGTATAATAGCTATAGGAGTGTTTTTCTTTAAAGAAGATTTTGATAAAAACAAAGATAAAAATAATGAATAA
- a CDS encoding glycoside hydrolase family protein, whose amino-acid sequence MKRKIILLLFILSLFIVSCLPKPLIVPAKVVTEITLGKDIGVYSNEFVNLDSPKIYKVDNEYYFGDFYTVKDDTVYALDVSNSRMVIASGSNVRYFPLEYNNLETSKISLIDSNANIYITGYNLRYVGDIVVSNVMMSLPSESPTTEGDDAPRIETYTVKVTNTNYTKVGFVSLNKISSNGNTLYSIDTVIDNEYESLVKLITLTNHKFALLKRDKDKVPLLDIYDMNTGKMEKRFSLKDVEYTDKAAMSYREIVDCVYVPDKEVIAILTMNIAEGKHQEDIIYTSKLDNFNLKETYKIPNRDNSLAVGISSTGRVTYTGMDNGMYFFIRTNPFLSQNYSKEYLGTDGFNKLRGIHMFDDSIYGFMLEDGIIRFQNY is encoded by the coding sequence ATGAAGAGAAAAATTATATTATTATTATTTATACTATCATTATTTATTGTTTCCTGTCTGCCTAAGCCTTTAATAGTGCCTGCTAAGGTTGTTACAGAGATTACTCTGGGTAAGGATATAGGCGTTTACAGCAATGAGTTTGTAAATTTGGACAGCCCCAAAATATATAAAGTTGATAATGAATATTATTTCGGAGATTTTTATACAGTTAAAGATGATACTGTTTATGCTTTAGATGTATCTAATTCAAGAATGGTTATAGCTTCTGGAAGCAATGTAAGGTATTTTCCTTTGGAGTATAATAATCTTGAAACTTCAAAAATATCTCTTATAGATTCTAATGCTAATATTTATATAACAGGCTACAATTTAAGATATGTAGGAGATATAGTAGTAAGCAATGTTATGATGAGTCTTCCATCTGAAAGTCCTACAACTGAGGGCGATGATGCTCCGCGTATAGAAACCTATACCGTTAAAGTAACTAATACTAATTATACTAAAGTAGGTTTTGTATCTTTAAATAAAATATCTTCAAATGGTAATACATTATACAGCATAGATACCGTTATTGATAACGAATACGAATCTTTAGTCAAACTAATAACATTAACCAATCATAAATTTGCTCTTCTTAAAAGAGATAAAGATAAAGTTCCATTGCTAGATATATATGATATGAATACCGGAAAGATGGAAAAAAGATTTTCGCTTAAAGATGTTGAATACACTGATAAGGCAGCTATGTCTTACCGAGAAATAGTAGACTGCGTATATGTACCGGATAAAGAAGTTATAGCAATTCTTACTATGAATATCGCAGAAGGTAAGCATCAGGAGGATATTATATACACATCAAAGCTGGATAATTTTAATCTTAAAGAAACATATAAAATACCAAACAGAGATAACTCTCTTGCAGTAGGTATATCAAGTACTGGAAGAGTTACATATACAGGTATGGATAATGGAATGTATTTCTTTATACGTACTAATCCTTTTTTGTCGCAGAATTACAGCAAGGAATATTTAGGTACTGACGGATTTAATAAGTTACGCGGAATACATATGTTTGATGATTCTATTTACGGCTTTATGCTAGAAGACGGCATAATTAGATTTCAGAACTATTAA
- the rfaE1 gene encoding D-glycero-beta-D-manno-heptose-7-phosphate kinase, whose amino-acid sequence MDLKIKAKKIKYSKVLVIGDLMLDKFTYGDVIRISPEAPVPVLHVNHEENYLGGAGNVARNIAALIGEDNNDSIFMIGVIGKDNSADTIIKSMNKANISTKGIVEDDSRDTITKTRIVANTQQIVRIDNESTEPFSANIMKKIEKNFTDNVDNYNAVIISDYAKGIITNKLAKKIIDTCNKKNKPVLVDPAIKHFSFYKKATLMTPNLKEAVEGMDSKFPFYEFNPEAINILGNDIIKKLSLSKLMITLGANGMALFDKDIKAPNKKTPFIIPTKAKSVFDVSGAGDTVISVLAMCLSVGLSFKESSEIANAAAGVVVGKRGTSTLTLDELMEVL is encoded by the coding sequence ATGGATTTAAAAATTAAAGCTAAAAAGATTAAATACTCTAAAGTTCTTGTTATAGGCGATTTAATGCTCGATAAGTTTACATACGGAGATGTTATAAGAATATCTCCTGAAGCCCCAGTTCCAGTGCTGCATGTTAATCATGAAGAAAATTATTTGGGAGGTGCTGGAAATGTGGCTAGAAATATTGCAGCTTTAATAGGGGAAGATAATAATGACAGCATTTTTATGATAGGCGTAATAGGAAAAGATAATTCTGCTGATACTATTATAAAAAGTATGAATAAAGCAAATATATCTACCAAAGGCATAGTGGAAGATGATTCCAGAGATACTATAACAAAAACAAGAATAGTAGCAAATACTCAGCAGATAGTACGTATAGATAATGAAAGTACAGAGCCTTTTTCAGCCAACATAATGAAAAAAATAGAAAAAAACTTTACTGATAATGTAGATAATTATAATGCTGTAATAATAAGCGATTATGCTAAAGGTATTATTACAAATAAGCTTGCAAAAAAGATAATAGATACATGCAATAAAAAGAATAAGCCTGTATTGGTAGATCCTGCTATAAAGCATTTTTCATTTTATAAAAAAGCCACACTTATGACGCCTAATTTGAAAGAAGCTGTTGAAGGTATGGACAGTAAATTTCCTTTTTATGAGTTTAATCCTGAAGCTATAAATATACTAGGAAATGATATAATAAAAAAATTATCCCTCTCAAAACTGATGATAACTTTAGGGGCTAATGGTATGGCTTTATTTGATAAAGATATAAAAGCACCTAATAAAAAAACTCCATTTATAATACCTACAAAGGCAAAAAGCGTGTTTGATGTTTCTGGGGCTGGAGACACTGTTATATCTGTACTTGCTATGTGTTTATCGGTGGGATTATCTTTTAAGGAGTCTTCTGAAATAGCAAATGCTGCTGCTGGTGTTGTTGTAGGAAAAAGAGGAACTTCTACTTTAACATTAGATGAGCTTATGGAAGTACTATAA
- a CDS encoding dicarboxylate/amino acid:cation symporter: protein MEELEQKSKKDYLLIKLFIGIVIGIIIGTYSNAPIINVIQSIKYVLNQVISFMVPLIVLGFIAPAITRMGSEANKMLGVMLALAYTSSVGAALFSTIAGYIIIPNLNIPSNVEGLRELPEIIFKLDINPVFPVITALFLAICGGVAVVKTKSKYFENLLDELNNIMLFLVNKVVVPILPFYIGSTFATLAYEGTIIKSVPVFLIVILIAIVGHFIWLTILYSIAGIISKKNPARVFKHYGPAYLTAVGTMSSAATLPVALKCANKSDALDKDIVNFAIPMGSTIHLCGSVLTETFFVMTISKILYGHLPAVGTMILFVILLGIFAVGAPGVPGGTVVASLGIIISVLGFNNDGTALILAVFALQDSFGTACNVTGDGALALMLQGIFKKNE, encoded by the coding sequence ATGGAAGAGTTAGAACAAAAATCAAAAAAAGACTATCTTTTAATTAAATTATTCATAGGTATAGTAATAGGCATTATAATAGGTACATATTCTAATGCTCCTATTATTAATGTTATACAGTCTATTAAATATGTGCTTAATCAGGTAATATCATTTATGGTGCCTTTGATAGTTTTAGGATTTATTGCTCCTGCTATCACCAGGATGGGAAGTGAGGCTAATAAAATGCTTGGGGTTATGCTTGCTCTTGCCTATACTTCATCAGTAGGTGCTGCTTTATTTTCTACTATTGCCGGATATATTATCATTCCTAATTTGAATATACCTTCAAATGTTGAGGGATTAAGAGAATTGCCTGAAATAATATTTAAATTAGATATCAATCCGGTATTTCCAGTAATCACAGCTTTATTTTTGGCTATATGCGGAGGTGTTGCTGTTGTAAAAACTAAGTCAAAATATTTTGAGAACTTATTAGATGAACTTAATAATATAATGTTATTTTTGGTTAATAAAGTTGTAGTTCCTATACTTCCATTCTATATAGGAAGTACTTTTGCTACTTTGGCATATGAAGGAACTATTATAAAAAGTGTGCCTGTATTTTTGATAGTAATATTAATAGCTATAGTAGGACATTTTATATGGCTTACTATATTATATTCTATAGCAGGTATAATATCCAAAAAAAATCCTGCAAGAGTATTCAAGCATTATGGACCTGCATATCTTACAGCAGTAGGTACAATGTCATCAGCTGCTACTTTGCCAGTGGCATTAAAATGTGCAAATAAATCTGATGCTTTAGATAAAGACATAGTAAACTTTGCTATACCTATGGGTTCAACTATACATTTATGCGGCTCTGTGCTTACAGAAACTTTTTTTGTTATGACTATATCAAAAATATTATACGGTCATTTGCCTGCTGTAGGAACTATGATATTGTTTGTAATACTTCTTGGTATATTTGCTGTAGGTGCTCCCGGTGTACCCGGTGGAACTGTTGTTGCTTCTTTGGGTATAATTATTTCTGTTTTGGGCTTTAATAATGATGGAACAGCTTTGATACTTGCGGTATTTGCTTTGCAGGATAGTTTCGGAACTGCATGCAATGTAACAGGAGACGGAGCTTTGGCTTTAATGCTTCAGGGAATATTTAAAAAGAATGAGTAA
- a CDS encoding RluA family pseudouridine synthase, with product MNREKSDNNKYFIIEEADAKKRLDVFISEKLNISRSQVKNYLNSVKVNGIEKKLSYALKINDKIEVDIKNSDKEIDIENPKAENISLDIIYEDKYLLVINKPAGMSVHCSASEITGTLVNALLYNIKDFDFIGNKSRAGIIHRLDKDTSGIMIIGKNADIVSSIQEQFKNRKIKKIYHAIVIGVLKDNYLEINLPIGRHQVYRKKMTVREDGKKALTHIKVLKRFKNHTLIEIDLKTGRTHQIRVHSSYKNFPVAGDKIYSKSSNKYKSLMLVAKKIEFTHPITNEVLEFEIDYPSYFYEFLYSENI from the coding sequence ATGAACAGAGAAAAATCTGATAATAATAAATACTTTATAATTGAAGAAGCAGATGCCAAAAAAAGACTCGATGTATTTATAAGCGAAAAATTAAATATATCAAGAAGCCAAGTAAAAAATTATTTAAACTCTGTCAAAGTAAACGGAATCGAAAAAAAACTTTCATATGCTCTTAAAATAAATGATAAAATAGAAGTTGATATAAAAAACAGCGATAAAGAAATAGACATAGAAAATCCTAAAGCTGAAAATATAAGTTTAGACATAATATATGAAGATAAATACCTTCTTGTAATAAATAAGCCTGCAGGAATGAGTGTGCATTGTTCGGCTTCAGAAATTACTGGAACTTTGGTTAATGCCTTGCTTTATAATATAAAAGACTTTGATTTTATAGGCAATAAAAGCAGGGCTGGAATAATACATAGGCTTGATAAAGATACTTCCGGAATTATGATTATAGGGAAAAATGCTGATATTGTATCAAGTATTCAAGAGCAATTTAAAAATAGAAAAATAAAAAAAATATATCATGCTATAGTTATAGGAGTGCTTAAAGATAATTATTTAGAAATTAATCTGCCTATAGGAAGGCATCAGGTATACAGAAAAAAAATGACCGTAAGAGAAGATGGTAAAAAAGCTCTTACACATATAAAGGTATTAAAAAGATTTAAAAATCATACGCTTATAGAAATAGATTTAAAAACTGGAAGAACTCATCAGATAAGAGTGCATTCATCATACAAAAACTTTCCAGTAGCAGGCGACAAAATATACTCGAAAAGCTCAAACAAATATAAATCCCTTATGCTTGTTGCTAAAAAAATAGAGTTTACTCACCCTATCACCAATGAAGTTCTTGAATTTGAGATTGATTATCCTTCTTATTTTTATGAGTTTTTATATTCCGAAAACATATAA
- a CDS encoding L-cystine transporter, whose protein sequence is MGLYVLINIIVLFAIIAVLYVMQKKHVNFTYRVLGALAAGLILGFILRKVYDMEVVNQTIIWYNVVGNGYVRLLQMLVMPLIFVSITMAIINIKEGGSNVGKMTLIIIAVLMVTTAISALVGFFTAKGFGLDASKLQSIVGDISQGASNYEGKLEQFTSRPVPQQLLEIIPTNPFAALAGMGGSPTLSVVFFAALVGSAALGLRKKKLEVFEFFQKMMQALHDVVMKIVAFVMKLTPYGVLALMAKFMAASDLKAFAQLGQFLLASYVAIIIMLIVHSIILIIFGYNPIKYYSKAFTVLAFAFSSRTSAGTLPLTVSTLKEKMGISEGVSNLSASLAVTIGQNGCAGIYPAMVAAMIAPTLGINPLEPSFLIKAVVIIAIGSFGIAGVGGGATNAALITLSALGFPVGLVAILLGIEPLIDMGRTMLNVNDGMITAAVTGKICKEADMDKFNSNNTSSGESENI, encoded by the coding sequence ATGGGACTTTATGTTTTAATTAATATCATTGTGCTGTTTGCTATAATTGCTGTGCTTTATGTAATGCAGAAAAAGCATGTCAATTTCACATACAGAGTACTAGGAGCTTTGGCAGCTGGATTAATATTAGGTTTTATACTTAGAAAAGTTTATGATATGGAAGTAGTTAATCAAACAATTATTTGGTATAATGTTGTAGGAAACGGATATGTAAGACTGCTTCAAATGCTTGTTATGCCTTTGATATTTGTATCTATTACTATGGCTATTATCAATATAAAAGAAGGCGGAAGTAATGTAGGAAAAATGACTTTAATAATTATAGCTGTTCTTATGGTAACAACTGCTATATCAGCATTAGTAGGATTTTTTACAGCTAAAGGCTTTGGGCTTGATGCTTCAAAACTTCAGTCTATAGTAGGCGATATATCTCAGGGAGCTTCTAATTATGAAGGTAAATTAGAACAATTCACATCAAGACCGGTTCCTCAGCAATTACTTGAAATAATACCTACAAATCCTTTTGCAGCTTTAGCTGGTATGGGAGGATCTCCTACACTTTCTGTTGTATTTTTTGCGGCATTGGTAGGTTCTGCAGCTTTGGGACTTAGAAAGAAAAAGCTAGAAGTATTTGAATTTTTTCAAAAAATGATGCAGGCTTTGCATGATGTTGTGATGAAGATAGTAGCATTTGTTATGAAATTAACTCCTTACGGCGTACTTGCTCTTATGGCCAAATTTATGGCTGCAAGCGATTTAAAAGCATTTGCTCAATTAGGACAATTTTTATTAGCTTCTTATGTTGCTATTATAATAATGCTTATAGTTCATAGTATAATACTTATTATATTTGGATATAATCCTATTAAATATTATTCTAAGGCTTTTACAGTTTTAGCTTTTGCTTTCTCATCAAGAACAAGTGCCGGAACACTTCCTTTAACAGTTTCTACATTAAAGGAAAAAATGGGAATATCCGAAGGCGTCTCAAATCTTTCTGCTTCCCTAGCTGTTACTATAGGGCAAAATGGCTGTGCTGGTATTTACCCTGCTATGGTTGCTGCTATGATAGCACCTACTTTAGGTATTAATCCTCTTGAGCCATCATTTTTAATAAAAGCTGTTGTTATAATTGCTATAGGAAGTTTCGGTATTGCTGGAGTGGGGGGAGGAGCTACAAATGCTGCTTTGATAACTCTTTCTGCTTTGGGTTTTCCTGTAGGGCTTGTTGCTATACTTTTGGGAATAGAGCCTCTTATCGATATGGGAAGAACTATGCTTAATGTTAATGATGGTATGATTACTGCTGCTGTTACTGGAAAAATATGTAAAGAAGCGGATATGGACAAATTTAATTCTAATAATACCTCTTCAGGCGAATCAGAAAATATATAA